Proteins encoded in a region of the Bradyrhizobium sp. CB3481 genome:
- the argG gene encoding argininosuccinate synthase — translation MSTILKSLPKGEKVGIAFSGGLDTSAALLWMKQKGAKVFAYTANLGQPDEADYDEIPRKAMEFGAEKARLVDCRTQLVHEGIAAIQSGAFHVSTGGIAYFNTTPLGRAVTGTMLVAAMKEDGVNIWGDGSTYKGNDIERFYRYGLLTNPSLRIYKPWLDQLFIDELGGRAEMSAFMTANGFAYKMSAEKAYSTDSNILGATHEAKDLEQLNSGIKIVNPIMGVPFWRDDCVVKAEQVVVRFEEGQPVALNGQTFADPVALFLEANAIGGRHGLGMSDQIENRIIEAKSRGIYEAPGMALLHIAYERLVTGIHNEDMIEQYRISGIRLGRLLYQGRWFDSQALMLRETAQRWVARPITGEVTLELRRGNDYSFLNTESPNLTYQPERLSMEKVEDAAFTPADRIGQLTMRNLDIADTRAKLKLYTDTGLLSGSEGSEIFKLESDKG, via the coding sequence ATGAGTACGATTCTGAAAAGCCTGCCCAAGGGGGAAAAAGTCGGCATCGCTTTCTCGGGCGGCCTCGACACCAGCGCGGCGCTGCTCTGGATGAAGCAGAAGGGTGCAAAAGTCTTTGCCTATACCGCCAATCTCGGCCAGCCCGACGAGGCGGACTACGACGAGATTCCGCGCAAGGCGATGGAGTTCGGCGCCGAGAAGGCGCGCCTGGTGGATTGCCGCACGCAACTGGTTCACGAAGGCATTGCTGCCATCCAGTCCGGCGCCTTCCATGTCTCGACCGGCGGCATCGCCTATTTCAACACGACGCCGCTCGGCCGCGCGGTGACCGGCACCATGCTGGTTGCGGCGATGAAGGAGGACGGCGTCAACATCTGGGGCGACGGCTCGACTTACAAGGGCAACGACATCGAGCGCTTCTACCGCTACGGCCTTTTGACCAATCCGAGCCTGCGCATCTACAAGCCCTGGCTCGACCAACTCTTCATCGATGAGCTCGGCGGCCGCGCGGAAATGTCTGCGTTCATGACCGCCAATGGATTTGCCTACAAGATGAGTGCCGAAAAGGCGTACTCGACCGATAGCAACATCCTCGGCGCTACCCATGAGGCCAAGGATCTCGAGCAGCTCAATAGCGGCATCAAGATCGTCAACCCGATCATGGGCGTGCCGTTCTGGCGCGATGATTGCGTTGTGAAGGCCGAGCAGGTCGTGGTGCGTTTCGAGGAAGGCCAGCCGGTCGCGCTGAACGGCCAGACCTTTGCCGATCCGGTCGCGCTGTTCCTCGAGGCCAATGCGATCGGCGGCCGTCACGGCCTCGGCATGAGCGACCAGATCGAGAACCGCATCATCGAGGCGAAGAGCCGCGGCATCTATGAGGCGCCCGGCATGGCGCTATTGCACATCGCCTACGAGCGCCTCGTCACCGGCATCCACAACGAGGACATGATCGAGCAGTACCGGATCAGCGGCATACGCCTTGGCCGACTGCTCTACCAGGGGCGCTGGTTCGACTCGCAAGCACTGATGCTGCGAGAAACCGCCCAGCGCTGGGTAGCCCGCCCCATCACCGGCGAGGTGACGCTCGAGCTTCGCCGTGGCAACGACTACTCGTTCCTGAACACCGAGAGCCCGAACCTGACCTATCAGCCGGAGCGGCTCAGCATGGAGAAGGTCGAGGACGCCGCGTTCACGCCGGCCGACCGCATCGGCCAGCTCACCATGCGCAACCTCGATATCGCCGACACCCGGGCCAAGCTGAAGCTCTATACGGATACGGGCTTGCTGTCCGGCAGCGAAGGCTCGGAGATCTTCAAGCTCGAAAGCGACAAGGGCTGA
- a CDS encoding OmpA family protein, producing the protein MAGATIANMHNQRREVTEGGRTVYYEPDRVIIRDPSGQQYVRGNDLYRFRYGARDIQTQTVGGETRTVVVRPDGSQIVTVVGSDGRLLRRIRRDDRGREIIIIDNSYRDPQAVGGFYVDLPPPVVNMPYDRYIVAADEAPPEVIYETLRAPPVQRINRRYSLDEIRYSPNVRMQMPSIDVNSINFATGSWEIPPDQAAKLQVIADGLNRAIQENPRAVFLIEGHTDKVGSDVDNLSLSDRRAESAATLLTQQFNVPAENLTSQGYGEQYPKEQVDGPSAINRRVTIRNITPLLNGGQASLPPPPAGTAPPR; encoded by the coding sequence GTGGCCGGCGCGACCATCGCCAACATGCACAACCAGCGACGGGAGGTCACCGAGGGCGGCCGCACGGTCTACTATGAGCCGGACCGCGTCATCATCCGTGACCCGAGCGGACAGCAATACGTCCGCGGCAACGATCTCTATCGCTTCCGCTATGGTGCGCGCGACATCCAGACCCAGACCGTCGGCGGCGAAACCCGCACCGTCGTGGTCCGGCCGGATGGCAGCCAGATTGTCACCGTGGTCGGCAGTGACGGACGGCTGCTGCGCCGCATCCGCCGCGACGACCGTGGCCGTGAGATCATCATCATCGACAACAGCTACCGCGATCCGCAAGCCGTCGGCGGCTTCTATGTCGATCTGCCGCCGCCAGTGGTCAACATGCCGTACGACCGCTACATCGTCGCCGCGGACGAAGCACCCCCGGAAGTGATCTACGAAACCCTGAGGGCGCCGCCGGTGCAACGGATCAACCGGCGCTACTCGCTCGACGAAATCCGCTACAGCCCCAATGTGCGGATGCAGATGCCGAGCATCGACGTCAACTCCATCAACTTCGCGACCGGTTCGTGGGAGATCCCGCCGGACCAGGCGGCGAAGCTGCAGGTGATCGCCGACGGCCTCAACAGGGCGATCCAGGAAAATCCACGCGCCGTGTTCCTGATCGAAGGTCACACCGACAAGGTGGGCTCCGACGTCGACAATCTGTCGCTGTCGGACCGCCGCGCGGAATCCGCCGCAACGCTGCTGACGCAGCAGTTCAACGTGCCGGCGGAGAACCTGACCTCGCAAGGTTATGGCGAGCAGTATCCCAAGGAGCAGGTCGACGGGCCAAGCGCGATCAACCGGCGCGTCACCATCCGCAACATCACGCCGCTGCTCAACGGCGGACAGGCCTCGCTGCCGCCGCCCCCGGCCGGCACCGCGCCGCCACGCTGA
- a CDS encoding FkbM family methyltransferase: MTPDNDPAPAPFGAFAPNAAQAAIISLAHRTRLKRGAFRPMLSRLVNLLRSGPVDVQYQGGSFRFYHQASATERGALFNPAYNIEELDFLRAHLPAGGVFVDVGANVGTYALSLARDVGAGGKVIAIEPHPVTHARLAFNSGASGYSQVRLVAAAAGPTDGELLIETDGDNLGASHIVSGEASSRAIKVPSLRLQRILEEAGVSHVDALKIDVEGFEDRVLTGFFAEAPQSLWPRAVVIEHLSKDEWQTDCIADMRARGYAETGKTRSNTLLTRS, encoded by the coding sequence TTGACGCCCGACAATGATCCCGCCCCCGCCCCGTTCGGCGCCTTCGCCCCCAATGCCGCACAGGCCGCCATCATTTCGCTGGCCCACCGCACGCGGCTGAAGCGCGGGGCGTTTCGGCCGATGCTGTCGCGGCTGGTGAACCTGTTGCGCAGTGGCCCGGTCGACGTGCAATATCAAGGTGGCTCGTTCCGCTTCTACCACCAGGCTAGCGCCACCGAACGCGGCGCGCTGTTCAACCCTGCCTACAATATCGAGGAGCTGGATTTCTTGCGCGCGCATCTTCCCGCAGGCGGCGTGTTCGTCGATGTCGGCGCCAATGTCGGCACCTATGCGCTCAGCCTGGCGCGCGACGTCGGCGCGGGTGGCAAGGTGATCGCGATCGAGCCGCATCCGGTCACCCATGCGCGGCTCGCCTTCAACAGCGGGGCCTCCGGTTACAGCCAGGTGCGGCTGGTCGCGGCTGCTGCCGGTCCCACCGACGGCGAACTGCTGATCGAAACCGACGGCGACAATCTCGGCGCCAGCCACATCGTGTCGGGCGAAGCCTCAAGCCGGGCCATCAAGGTGCCGTCGCTGCGGCTGCAGCGCATCCTTGAAGAGGCCGGCGTCTCGCATGTCGACGCGCTCAAGATCGACGTCGAAGGTTTTGAGGATCGCGTCTTGACCGGCTTCTTCGCCGAGGCGCCGCAAAGCTTGTGGCCGCGCGCGGTGGTGATCGAGCATTTGTCCAAAGACGAATGGCAAACCGACTGCATCGCCGACATGCGTGCGCGCGGTTATGCCGAGACCGGCAAGACCCGGAGCAACACGCTTTTGACGCGAAGCTGA
- a CDS encoding phosphatase PAP2 family protein translates to MNRTGLVIALGLSLVIGLLFGIFPELDLKLAALFYDPTSASFPLKQSGLAAFVRDGAMWVAWALVLPALFAIIGKLLRPDRPMLVPGRAAVFLLVTILLSAVVLTNLTFKSYWGRPRPVVVTEFNGPWKFVPWWDPRGECGRNCSFFSGEGATAFWTYAPAALTPPAWRPLAYVAATLFGVVTSGLRMAFGGHFFTDVAAAGLVSFFVIWLAYAFIYRWPSTRLTDEEIEAALGRWGSPGYRLWQRWRGRPAG, encoded by the coding sequence ATGAACCGGACTGGACTTGTAATTGCGTTGGGCCTCTCGCTCGTCATCGGACTGCTGTTCGGAATCTTTCCCGAACTCGACCTGAAACTGGCGGCATTGTTCTATGATCCCACGAGTGCCTCGTTTCCGTTGAAGCAGAGCGGGCTTGCCGCCTTCGTGCGTGATGGCGCGATGTGGGTCGCCTGGGCGCTGGTGCTGCCGGCGCTGTTTGCCATCATCGGCAAATTGCTGCGGCCAGATCGGCCGATGCTGGTGCCGGGACGCGCCGCGGTGTTTCTATTGGTCACGATCCTGCTCTCTGCGGTTGTGCTCACCAATCTCACCTTCAAAAGCTATTGGGGCCGGCCGCGGCCGGTCGTGGTGACAGAGTTCAACGGCCCCTGGAAGTTCGTGCCGTGGTGGGATCCGCGCGGCGAGTGCGGGCGCAACTGCTCGTTCTTCTCCGGCGAGGGCGCCACCGCGTTCTGGACCTACGCACCGGCCGCCCTAACTCCGCCGGCATGGCGGCCGCTGGCCTATGTGGCGGCGACATTGTTCGGGGTGGTCACGAGCGGGCTTCGCATGGCGTTCGGCGGGCATTTCTTCACCGATGTCGCCGCCGCCGGCCTCGTCAGCTTTTTCGTGATCTGGCTGGCCTATGCCTTTATTTACCGCTGGCCCTCGACGCGGCTGACGGATGAAGAGATCGAGGCAGCGCTGGGGCGATGGGGCTCCCCCGGCTACCGCCTGTGGCAGCGCTGGCGTGGACGCCCGGCGGGGTAA
- a CDS encoding ABC transporter ATP-binding protein/permease: MGKAAKPSAKKSAANTAAKAKETPESGAPDPEEKAELAEVVAETGDQVEPPPPEVIEPDPQMSPEEAEQARKDYLLTRFWISARGYWGRTGDRLAWLFTIGLLLLIVGHVGFQYGINVWNRAIFDAIERRDAGTVYYLTAVFFPLAIGSVLLGVAQVFARMAIQRRWRAWLTSAVISRWLANGRYYQLNLVGGDHQNPEYRIAEDLRIATDSPVDFVAGVTSAFLSAATFIVVLWTIGGALTLTLGGSTITIPGFLVIAAILYAAIASGSIVTIGRSFVQVSEDKNQAEAEYRYTLTRLRENGESIALLGGEEEERDGIDKTFSKVLRQWARLAGQHMRTTLVSQGSGLIAPVVPLLLCAPKFLDGSMTLGQVMQAASAFTIVQTAFGWLVDNYPRLADWNACARRIASLMMSLDGLERAEQGDGIGRIQRGETEGGAILSLNDLSVTLDDGTAVVGETEVVIEPGERLLVAGESGTGKSTLVRALAGLWPWGGGSVNFHADRRLFMLPQKSYVPSGTLRRAVAYPGAADDWLTEQICEALRKVGLDHLKEKLEEEAPWDQTLSGGEKQRLAFARLLLHNPDIVVLDEATSALDAKSQDKMMEMVIKELPKATIVSVAHRAELEAFHSRKIVLERRKGGAKLVSDVNLIPRKDRQRLLGRFLRPRKAAKKAA, from the coding sequence ATGGGCAAAGCAGCCAAACCGTCCGCGAAGAAATCCGCTGCGAACACGGCAGCCAAGGCAAAGGAGACGCCGGAGTCCGGGGCGCCGGATCCCGAAGAAAAAGCCGAACTCGCGGAGGTCGTCGCCGAGACCGGAGATCAGGTCGAACCGCCGCCGCCGGAGGTCATCGAGCCTGATCCGCAGATGTCGCCCGAAGAGGCCGAGCAGGCCCGCAAGGATTATCTGCTGACGCGTTTCTGGATTTCTGCACGCGGCTATTGGGGCAGGACGGGCGACCGGCTGGCCTGGCTGTTCACGATTGGACTGCTGCTGCTGATCGTCGGCCATGTCGGCTTTCAATACGGCATCAATGTCTGGAATCGCGCGATCTTCGATGCCATCGAAAGGCGCGATGCCGGGACTGTCTATTATCTCACCGCCGTATTCTTTCCGCTGGCGATCGGCAGCGTGCTGCTCGGTGTGGCGCAAGTGTTCGCCCGCATGGCCATCCAGCGCCGCTGGCGCGCCTGGCTCACCAGTGCCGTGATCTCGCGCTGGCTGGCGAACGGCCGCTACTATCAGCTCAACCTCGTCGGCGGCGATCACCAGAACCCGGAATACCGGATCGCCGAGGACCTGCGGATTGCGACCGATTCGCCGGTGGATTTTGTCGCCGGCGTCACCTCGGCGTTCCTGTCGGCCGCCACCTTCATCGTCGTGCTCTGGACCATCGGCGGCGCGCTGACGCTGACACTGGGCGGCTCCACGATCACCATCCCGGGCTTCCTCGTGATCGCCGCGATCCTCTACGCCGCGATCGCCTCAGGCTCGATCGTGACGATCGGGCGCAGCTTCGTGCAGGTGTCGGAAGACAAGAACCAGGCCGAGGCCGAATACCGCTACACGCTGACGCGCCTGCGCGAGAACGGCGAGAGCATCGCGCTGCTCGGCGGCGAAGAGGAAGAGCGCGACGGCATCGACAAGACCTTTTCGAAAGTGCTGCGGCAATGGGCGCGTCTCGCCGGCCAGCACATGCGCACGACGCTGGTGTCGCAGGGATCAGGGCTGATCGCGCCAGTCGTTCCGCTGCTATTGTGCGCGCCGAAATTTCTCGATGGCAGCATGACGCTCGGCCAGGTGATGCAGGCGGCATCCGCCTTCACCATCGTGCAGACCGCGTTCGGCTGGCTGGTCGACAATTATCCGCGGCTGGCGGACTGGAATGCCTGCGCCCGCCGCATCGCCTCCTTGATGATGTCGCTCGATGGCCTCGAGCGCGCCGAACAGGGCGACGGCATCGGCCGCATCCAGCGCGGCGAGACCGAGGGCGGCGCGATACTGAGCCTCAACGATCTCTCGGTGACGCTCGACGACGGCACTGCCGTCGTCGGCGAGACCGAAGTCGTAATCGAACCCGGCGAGCGGCTGCTGGTGGCCGGTGAATCCGGCACCGGCAAAAGCACGCTGGTGCGGGCGCTGGCCGGGCTCTGGCCCTGGGGCGGCGGCAGCGTCAACTTCCACGCCGACCGCCGGCTCTTCATGCTGCCGCAAAAATCTTACGTGCCGTCAGGCACGTTGCGGCGCGCGGTCGCCTATCCCGGCGCGGCCGATGACTGGCTGACCGAGCAGATCTGCGAAGCGCTGCGCAAGGTCGGCCTCGACCATCTCAAGGAGAAGCTCGAGGAAGAGGCGCCGTGGGACCAGACGCTGTCGGGCGGTGAGAAGCAGCGGCTCGCCTTTGCGCGCCTGTTGCTGCACAACCCCGACATCGTCGTGCTGGATGAAGCGACCTCGGCGCTCGACGCCAAGAGCCAGGACAAGATGATGGAGATGGTGATCAAGGAATTGCCGAAGGCCACCATCGTCAGCGTCGCCCACCGCGCCGAGCTGGAGGCGTTCCACAGCCGCAAGATCGTGCTGGAACGGCGCAAGGGCGGCGCCAAGCTGGTCAGCGACGTCAACCTGATCCCGCGCAAGGACAGGCAGCGCCTGCTGGGCCGTTTCCTGCGGCCGCGGAAGGCGGCGAAGAAGGCGGCATAG
- a CDS encoding VOC family protein, protein MIDHIGFPISDYERSKAFYLKALAPLDYVLIMEVKQDGPDEHPAAGFGANGKPDFWIGGEGGLDKPLHVAIVAKDRATVDAFYKAAIAAGGRDNGAPGIRAHYHPNYYGAFVLDPDGHNIEAVCHTPA, encoded by the coding sequence ATGATCGACCATATCGGATTTCCGATTTCCGACTATGAACGTTCCAAGGCTTTCTATCTGAAGGCGCTGGCGCCGCTCGACTATGTCCTGATCATGGAGGTGAAGCAGGACGGTCCCGATGAGCATCCCGCCGCCGGTTTCGGCGCCAACGGAAAGCCGGATTTCTGGATCGGCGGCGAAGGCGGTCTGGACAAACCGCTGCATGTCGCGATCGTCGCCAAGGACCGCGCCACGGTCGACGCATTCTACAAGGCCGCGATCGCGGCCGGCGGGCGCGACAACGGCGCGCCGGGCATCCGTGCGCATTATCACCCGAACTATTACGGCGCCTTCGTGCTCGATCCCGATGGGCACAACATCGAAGCCGTCTGCCATACGCCCGCCTAA